One Dysidea avara chromosome 7, odDysAvar1.4, whole genome shotgun sequence genomic region harbors:
- the LOC136260071 gene encoding alpha-(1,3)-fucosyltransferase 10-like isoform X1, with protein sequence MCWSIRLFGSTNRIQCGYVCKGITLLLICYFLLQFVLIRRNIYPCQSKRPVRNYSSCKVHQENVTIFMDAFDWLNKKCFVDRYIKFVEAGQNCPPLPGGGICTFSTTDKCSDGILSYAVRSDVNYQRQHQDQIVIAFTMESEKGPHVHFPDNYDYDIKVSYHRDSTIPYPFFCEGDRTLQLITRGQPPLPQGRSKVLGMISNCDSAYRNDYVTSLMEHLEIEQLGRCYQTKKVEVSDTRRLANWEDKKLEFLKTSKYKYILAFENTVEPDYITEKVYHGLLNDMIPIYYGDSAIFHLIPGNHTILYAPDYTPKQLAEYIKKIDNDEKLYASFFQNWDLKKIRTLHNKYCSEHFMCKVCRKTLELKYHQRGCSKLKL encoded by the exons ATGTGCTGGTCCATAAGACTGTTTGGGAGTACCAATAGAATCCAGTGTGGTTATGTTTGTAAAG GCATTACATTGCTATTGATTTGCTATTTTTTGCTTCAGTTTGTTTTAATACGACGCAACATTTATCCCTGTCAAAGCAAGAGGCCTGTTCGTAATTACTCTAGCTGCAAAGTACACCAAGAGAATGTTACAATATTTATGGATGCTTTTGATTGGCTGAATAAAAAATGTTTTGTTGACCGCTACATTAAATTTGTAGAAGCAGGTCAAAATTGTCCACCACTTCCAGGAGGTGGAATTTGTACTTTCAGTACAACTGATAAATGTTCTGATGGTATATTGTCTTATGCTGTTCGTAGTGATGTAAATTATCAGAGACAACATCAAGATCAAATAGTGATAGCGTTTACAATGGAATCAGAAAAGGGGCCACATGTACACTTTCCTGACAACTATGATTATGACATAAAGGTATCATACCATAGAGACTCTACAATACCTTATCCATTCTTTTGTGAAGGAGATCGAACCCTGCAGCTTATTACCCGTGGTCAACCACCACTGCCACAGGGTAGATCAAAGGTACTAGGCATGATATCAAACTGTGATTCTGCTTATAGAAATGATTATGTTACTAGCTTAATGGAACATTTAGAAATTGAACAACTTGGAAGGTGCTATCAAACTAAAAAGGTTGAAGTTTCTGACACTAGAAGACTTGCCAACTGGGAAGACAAGAAGTTGGAATTTTTGAAGACTTCTAAATATAAGTATATTTTGGCATTTGAAAACACTGTTGAACCTGACTACATAACAGAAAAGGTCTATCATGGTTTGTTAAATGACATGATCCCCATTTACTATGGCGATTCTGCAATATTTCACTTAATTCCTGGAAATCATACCATACTTTATGCTCCTGACTACACTCCTAAACAGCTTGCAGAATATATTAAAAAAATTGACAATGATGAAAAGCTGTATGCAAGTTTCTTTCAGAATTGGGACCTTAAAAAAATAAGAACACTTCACAATAAGTATTGCAGTGAGCATTTTATGTGCAAAGTTTGTAGAAAAACACTAGAATTGAAATATCATCAGAGAGGTTGCAGTAAACTAAAGTTATAA
- the LOC136260071 gene encoding alpha-(1,3)-fucosyltransferase 10-like isoform X2, with translation MFVKFVLIRRNIYPCQSKRPVRNYSSCKVHQENVTIFMDAFDWLNKKCFVDRYIKFVEAGQNCPPLPGGGICTFSTTDKCSDGILSYAVRSDVNYQRQHQDQIVIAFTMESEKGPHVHFPDNYDYDIKVSYHRDSTIPYPFFCEGDRTLQLITRGQPPLPQGRSKVLGMISNCDSAYRNDYVTSLMEHLEIEQLGRCYQTKKVEVSDTRRLANWEDKKLEFLKTSKYKYILAFENTVEPDYITEKVYHGLLNDMIPIYYGDSAIFHLIPGNHTILYAPDYTPKQLAEYIKKIDNDEKLYASFFQNWDLKKIRTLHNKYCSEHFMCKVCRKTLELKYHQRGCSKLKL, from the exons ATGTTTGTAAAG TTTGTTTTAATACGACGCAACATTTATCCCTGTCAAAGCAAGAGGCCTGTTCGTAATTACTCTAGCTGCAAAGTACACCAAGAGAATGTTACAATATTTATGGATGCTTTTGATTGGCTGAATAAAAAATGTTTTGTTGACCGCTACATTAAATTTGTAGAAGCAGGTCAAAATTGTCCACCACTTCCAGGAGGTGGAATTTGTACTTTCAGTACAACTGATAAATGTTCTGATGGTATATTGTCTTATGCTGTTCGTAGTGATGTAAATTATCAGAGACAACATCAAGATCAAATAGTGATAGCGTTTACAATGGAATCAGAAAAGGGGCCACATGTACACTTTCCTGACAACTATGATTATGACATAAAGGTATCATACCATAGAGACTCTACAATACCTTATCCATTCTTTTGTGAAGGAGATCGAACCCTGCAGCTTATTACCCGTGGTCAACCACCACTGCCACAGGGTAGATCAAAGGTACTAGGCATGATATCAAACTGTGATTCTGCTTATAGAAATGATTATGTTACTAGCTTAATGGAACATTTAGAAATTGAACAACTTGGAAGGTGCTATCAAACTAAAAAGGTTGAAGTTTCTGACACTAGAAGACTTGCCAACTGGGAAGACAAGAAGTTGGAATTTTTGAAGACTTCTAAATATAAGTATATTTTGGCATTTGAAAACACTGTTGAACCTGACTACATAACAGAAAAGGTCTATCATGGTTTGTTAAATGACATGATCCCCATTTACTATGGCGATTCTGCAATATTTCACTTAATTCCTGGAAATCATACCATACTTTATGCTCCTGACTACACTCCTAAACAGCTTGCAGAATATATTAAAAAAATTGACAATGATGAAAAGCTGTATGCAAGTTTCTTTCAGAATTGGGACCTTAAAAAAATAAGAACACTTCACAATAAGTATTGCAGTGAGCATTTTATGTGCAAAGTTTGTAGAAAAACACTAGAATTGAAATATCATCAGAGAGGTTGCAGTAAACTAAAGTTATAA
- the LOC136260071 gene encoding uncharacterized protein isoform X3 has protein sequence MCWSIRLFGSTNRIQCGYVCKGITLLLICYFLLQFVLIRRNIYPCQSKRPVRNYSSCKVHQENVTIFMDAFDWLNKKCFVDRYIKFVEAGQNCPPLPGGGICTFSTTDKCSDGILSYAVRSDVNYQRQHQDQIVIAFTMESEKGPHVHFPDNYDYDIKEIEPCSLLPVVNHHCHRVDQSLMEHLEIEQLGRCYQTKKVEVSDTRRLANWEDKKLEFLKTSKYKYILAFENTVEPDYITEKVYHGLLNDMIPIYYGDSAIFHLIPGNHTILYAPDYTPKQLAEYIKKIDNDEKLYASFFQNWDLKKIRTLHNKYCSEHFMCKVCRKTLELKYHQRGCSKLKL, from the exons ATGTGCTGGTCCATAAGACTGTTTGGGAGTACCAATAGAATCCAGTGTGGTTATGTTTGTAAAG GCATTACATTGCTATTGATTTGCTATTTTTTGCTTCAGTTTGTTTTAATACGACGCAACATTTATCCCTGTCAAAGCAAGAGGCCTGTTCGTAATTACTCTAGCTGCAAAGTACACCAAGAGAATGTTACAATATTTATGGATGCTTTTGATTGGCTGAATAAAAAATGTTTTGTTGACCGCTACATTAAATTTGTAGAAGCAGGTCAAAATTGTCCACCACTTCCAGGAGGTGGAATTTGTACTTTCAGTACAACTGATAAATGTTCTGATGGTATATTGTCTTATGCTGTTCGTAGTGATGTAAATTATCAGAGACAACATCAAGATCAAATAGTGATAGCGTTTACAATGGAATCAGAAAAGGGGCCACATGTACACTTTCCTGACAACTATGATTATGACATAAAG GAGATCGAACCCTGCAGCTTATTACCCGTGGTCAACCACCACTGCCACAGGGTAGATCAAAG CTTAATGGAACATTTAGAAATTGAACAACTTGGAAGGTGCTATCAAACTAAAAAGGTTGAAGTTTCTGACACTAGAAGACTTGCCAACTGGGAAGACAAGAAGTTGGAATTTTTGAAGACTTCTAAATATAAGTATATTTTGGCATTTGAAAACACTGTTGAACCTGACTACATAACAGAAAAGGTCTATCATGGTTTGTTAAATGACATGATCCCCATTTACTATGGCGATTCTGCAATATTTCACTTAATTCCTGGAAATCATACCATACTTTATGCTCCTGACTACACTCCTAAACAGCTTGCAGAATATATTAAAAAAATTGACAATGATGAAAAGCTGTATGCAAGTTTCTTTCAGAATTGGGACCTTAAAAAAATAAGAACACTTCACAATAAGTATTGCAGTGAGCATTTTATGTGCAAAGTTTGTAGAAAAACACTAGAATTGAAATATCATCAGAGAGGTTGCAGTAAACTAAAGTTATAA